From Vallitalea longa, one genomic window encodes:
- a CDS encoding carbohydrate ABC transporter permease, which translates to MRGSKRSKLLIIILFLSPALIFLVVFMFYPFIMNFINSFYKSDGFIESTFIGLDNYRRLINDDTIKIAVKNTYEIMLYVCLFEVGIAIILATMVDSITKGQKFFRTVYFFPIVISATAIGMMFKLVYSYDVGLLNTLMESLGQERRNWITVKSAVKMVSIPIVWQYIGFYFIIILTAIKQIPKDLYESAYLDGINGFTKTIYITLPLIRNVIITCLILAINGVLKVFDMVLVITEGGPLNQSQILGLYMYKKAFADNAFGYAASISVLIVVLGLLTIFIVNKIFKKETITY; encoded by the coding sequence ATGAGAGGCAGTAAAAGAAGTAAATTACTAATAATTATTTTATTCTTATCTCCTGCATTAATTTTTTTAGTAGTATTCATGTTTTATCCATTTATAATGAATTTCATCAACAGTTTTTATAAATCAGATGGATTCATAGAATCAACTTTTATAGGACTGGATAACTATAGGAGATTAATCAATGACGATACAATAAAAATAGCAGTAAAGAATACATATGAAATTATGCTATACGTATGTCTGTTTGAAGTAGGAATTGCTATCATACTTGCAACGATGGTTGATAGTATCACCAAAGGACAGAAATTCTTCAGGACAGTTTATTTCTTTCCAATTGTAATATCTGCAACAGCAATAGGTATGATGTTCAAATTAGTCTATTCATATGATGTAGGACTACTCAATACCCTAATGGAATCCTTAGGGCAGGAAAGAAGAAATTGGATAACAGTAAAATCGGCAGTTAAGATGGTTTCCATACCTATAGTCTGGCAATACATAGGATTTTATTTCATAATCATCCTTACAGCAATAAAACAGATTCCAAAAGACTTATATGAATCAGCATATTTAGATGGTATAAATGGTTTTACGAAAACAATATATATTACATTACCTTTAATCAGAAATGTAATTATAACTTGTCTAATTCTTGCTATAAATGGTGTTCTAAAAGTATTTGATATGGTTCTTGTAATAACTGAAGGTGGTCCACTGAATCAGTCTCAGATATTGGGATTATATATGTACAAAAAAGCATTTGCGGATAACGCTTTTGGATATGCAGCAAGTATT
- a CDS encoding ABC transporter substrate-binding protein, with product MKTSSKIMALILAVSLICVLAVGCGGKEPANENTANVENNNDTEKQQDNNTKADKKVELRIATMFGGTDPSTETFEQSLEDFMNDHPNVKIKNESMTSVGDEFRTKVKTDFSSGNEADITFFYTGADVKAIINSNKVMPYEEIWEKYPEVGKDITDGIKNSVKEFDGKLYALPLTGFYEGLFVNKSMFEEYDLELPTTWEKFQTAVEVLKENDIVPFAGPIAQSHYMIEHFVLSQAGAEGHLDVFEDGIPEEWVTAFNNIKDLYEKDAFAKDSLVMDIEMAQNLFKQEKAAMILEGSWFIGGCEDELKDKMAIIPMPAASDKMDPTSIVAGFSSGYYVSRSSYEDEDKQQAVIDLISYLTSADQIKAIATANGGSPSANVEIEGLHPLYIEGHKMVANAKTLNMPIDSRLTPEAFNVLVKDGVPFIVEGQKTPEEVLETVKETNER from the coding sequence ATGAAAACAAGTTCTAAAATTATGGCGTTGATATTAGCAGTTTCATTAATATGTGTATTGGCTGTGGGATGTGGTGGCAAAGAACCTGCTAATGAAAATACCGCAAATGTAGAAAATAATAATGACACAGAAAAACAACAGGATAATAATACAAAAGCAGATAAAAAAGTAGAATTAAGGATTGCAACTATGTTTGGTGGAACCGACCCTTCAACAGAAACTTTTGAACAGTCTCTAGAAGATTTCATGAATGACCATCCAAATGTAAAAATCAAAAATGAATCAATGACATCAGTAGGAGATGAATTCAGAACAAAAGTAAAAACAGATTTCTCATCAGGTAATGAAGCTGATATTACTTTCTTCTATACTGGTGCAGATGTAAAAGCGATCATAAACAGTAATAAAGTGATGCCATATGAAGAAATATGGGAAAAATATCCTGAAGTAGGAAAAGATATAACTGATGGTATCAAAAATTCAGTAAAAGAATTTGATGGAAAATTATATGCATTGCCACTTACTGGTTTTTATGAAGGATTATTCGTGAACAAATCAATGTTTGAAGAATATGATCTTGAGCTTCCTACAACTTGGGAAAAGTTCCAAACAGCTGTAGAAGTATTAAAAGAAAATGATATTGTACCTTTTGCAGGACCAATAGCTCAATCACATTATATGATAGAACACTTTGTATTATCACAAGCTGGTGCAGAAGGACATCTTGATGTTTTTGAAGACGGTATTCCAGAAGAATGGGTAACAGCATTCAACAATATAAAAGACTTATATGAGAAAGATGCTTTTGCAAAAGACTCATTGGTTATGGATATCGAAATGGCTCAAAACCTATTCAAACAAGAAAAAGCTGCTATGATTCTTGAAGGTTCATGGTTCATTGGCGGATGTGAAGATGAATTAAAAGATAAAATGGCTATAATTCCTATGCCAGCAGCTAGTGATAAAATGGATCCAACTTCTATTGTTGCAGGATTCTCTAGTGGGTATTATGTAAGTAGAAGTTCTTATGAAGATGAAGACAAACAACAAGCGGTAATTGATTTAATATCATATTTAACTTCAGCTGACCAGATAAAAGCGATAGCAACAGCTAATGGAGGTTCACCATCAGCTAATGTTGAAATCGAAGGATTACACCCATTGTACATAGAGGGACACAAAATGGTAGCTAATGCGAAAACATTGAATATGCCTATTGACTCAAGATTAACTCCTGAAGCATTTAATGTACTTGTTAAAGATGGTGTTCCTTTTATAGTTGAAGGTCAAAAAACTCCAGAAGAAGTTCTAGAAACCGTAAAGGAAACTAATGAAAGATAA
- a CDS encoding response regulator transcription factor, which yields MYKILLIDDETIIIEGLKKLVPWEEIECEVAGVAEDGLEGLELAQKLKPDIIISDIQMPRLSGLQMIKKLKEKSRYTKFIILTGYREFEYAREAITLGVTRFLLKPTNLEDIKNAILEAINVIDDERTKVKDIENLRKKLNKFNALNDNDNNNTDNEADKVTFLTGQAIKYIKDNYENKLDLQTVADHLYISSWYLCKILKKEVGNSFVELLNEVRIQEAKNLLTSTNYKVYEITEMVGYSDTPYFSKTFKKHVGITPNQYRNKNWNNKEAN from the coding sequence ATGTATAAAATATTACTGATTGATGACGAAACAATAATAATTGAAGGATTAAAAAAACTTGTCCCTTGGGAAGAAATTGAATGTGAAGTAGCAGGTGTTGCAGAAGATGGTCTAGAAGGTTTAGAACTTGCACAGAAACTGAAGCCGGATATAATTATATCTGATATTCAGATGCCCAGATTATCAGGACTTCAGATGATAAAGAAATTGAAAGAAAAAAGCAGATATACAAAATTCATTATACTTACAGGATATAGGGAATTTGAATATGCTAGAGAAGCGATAACTCTAGGGGTTACAAGATTCTTGTTGAAACCCACCAATCTTGAAGATATAAAAAATGCAATTCTAGAAGCTATTAACGTAATAGATGATGAGAGAACAAAAGTAAAAGATATAGAAAATCTAAGAAAAAAATTAAACAAGTTCAATGCCCTCAATGACAATGATAATAACAATACAGATAATGAAGCTGACAAGGTAACTTTTCTAACGGGACAAGCAATAAAATACATAAAGGATAACTACGAAAACAAACTGGACTTACAAACAGTAGCAGATCATTTGTACATAAGCTCTTGGTATTTATGTAAAATATTAAAAAAAGAAGTGGGCAATAGTTTCGTAGAATTATTAAATGAGGTTAGAATACAAGAAGCCAAAAATCTATTGACCTCTACTAATTATAAAGTATATGAAATAACTGAGATGGTAGGTTATTCAGATACACCTTATTTTTCTAAAACTTTCAAAAAACACGTTGGTATAACTCCAAATCAATACAGAAATAAAAATTGGAATAATAAAGAGGCTAATTGA
- a CDS encoding sensor histidine kinase has translation MKNIIESFHNIAIKKKIIVLGLIMLIYPIILVIIFGMYNNEKIIKDRFVSYVENDVMNAKNRMTNDLDFMEQIFQEVLYNIDAYDLFNSKPKGEEANNTILSYNFQKDMDKYLKSTIFAKQEFDLVTMQFLNDDSVYYAAKERGIVGNIPKEKFKEVTKDKNQVVYYFDKKDDYQNIYLVRSIYDINTFEKIGIMSFRIDNNYLQEILRYTYREPAESTYLYTYEGDRIVYAGANYNNDLIEDNKIYLEEKGTYTHTIDGNDYYVIVETIEDINLKIISVITTDMLISDTRKVFDLIIILCIVSMPIYIIIANMIYSEIISPFNLLVTKMKDIEKGELSASIDIIRKNEIGYLYNSFNSMAKRIKYLVEYVYEEEIARKNAEISALQSQINPHFLYNTLETINWTAQLSGEQDIAEMVQALSKLMDANMNRNGKKYSTVEEEIQYMDSYLLLIQKRFGNKIAYTKIIEEETLKENLPKLIIQPIIENAIKHGIEPVGRGRITIHIYKENGKLIIQVEDSGAGIETPKLKSINDEIANNKYIPEDKSTSKSIGLKNVYKRLLLIYGKEAKISIESKYSEGTKVTLSIPKS, from the coding sequence GTGAAGAACATTATTGAAAGTTTTCATAATATAGCTATTAAGAAAAAAATAATAGTACTTGGTCTAATTATGCTTATATATCCAATAATATTAGTTATTATATTTGGTATGTATAATAATGAAAAAATAATAAAGGATAGATTTGTAAGTTATGTTGAAAATGATGTCATGAATGCCAAGAATAGGATGACAAATGATCTTGATTTCATGGAACAGATTTTTCAAGAAGTTTTATATAACATTGATGCTTATGATCTCTTCAATTCAAAACCAAAAGGAGAAGAAGCGAACAATACTATCCTAAGTTATAATTTCCAAAAAGATATGGATAAATATCTGAAATCCACTATTTTCGCCAAACAAGAATTTGATTTGGTTACTATGCAGTTCCTTAATGATGATAGCGTCTATTATGCTGCTAAAGAAAGAGGTATAGTAGGAAATATCCCAAAAGAAAAATTTAAAGAAGTAACTAAAGATAAAAATCAAGTGGTTTATTACTTTGATAAAAAAGATGATTATCAGAATATATACTTGGTACGCTCAATCTATGATATCAATACATTTGAAAAAATAGGTATCATGTCATTTAGGATAGACAATAATTATTTACAAGAAATATTGAGATATACATATAGAGAACCAGCTGAATCTACTTATCTATATACTTATGAAGGTGATAGAATCGTATATGCAGGAGCCAATTACAATAATGACCTTATAGAGGATAATAAAATATATTTAGAAGAAAAAGGTACTTATACTCATACAATAGATGGCAATGATTATTATGTGATAGTAGAAACGATTGAAGATATTAATTTGAAAATTATCAGTGTAATAACAACGGATATGTTAATTTCAGATACTAGAAAAGTATTTGACTTAATTATAATCCTATGTATTGTTAGCATGCCTATATATATTATTATAGCCAATATGATATACAGTGAGATTATATCCCCATTTAATTTATTGGTAACTAAAATGAAGGATATTGAAAAAGGAGAACTTAGTGCAAGCATTGATATCATTAGAAAAAATGAAATAGGATATTTGTATAACTCATTCAACAGTATGGCTAAAAGAATTAAATATCTTGTTGAATATGTTTATGAAGAAGAAATAGCTCGAAAAAATGCGGAAATATCAGCACTTCAATCTCAGATTAATCCTCATTTTCTATACAATACATTAGAAACCATTAATTGGACAGCACAATTGTCTGGAGAACAGGATATAGCAGAAATGGTACAAGCATTATCAAAACTTATGGATGCCAACATGAATAGAAACGGGAAAAAATACTCTACTGTAGAGGAAGAAATACAGTATATGGATAGCTATCTTCTACTTATACAAAAAAGATTTGGCAATAAAATAGCATACACTAAGATTATAGAAGAAGAAACATTAAAAGAAAATCTACCAAAACTGATTATTCAACCAATAATAGAAAATGCTATAAAACATGGTATTGAACCTGTAGGAAGAGGAAGGATAACAATACATATTTATAAGGAAAATGGAAAATTAATAATTCAGGTAGAAGATAGTGGGGCTGGTATAGAAACACCGAAATTAAAATCAATTAATGATGAAATTGCTAATAACAAATATATACCAGAAGATAAAAGTACATCTAAGAGTATTGGACTTAAAAATGTTTACAAAAGATTATTACTTATATATGGAAAAGAAGCAAAAATTTCCATAGAAAGTAAATACTCTGAAGGTACAAAAGTTACACTTTCAATTCCAAAAAGCTAA
- a CDS encoding PadR family transcriptional regulator codes for MSLKTAILGLASYKELSGYDISKFFDSSLKYFFSAQQSQVYRELNTLEKKGLLSVRLLYQDDKPNKKLYSITEDGSKELEKWLLNFNEEKHFAQKLPLMMKIFFSSKVPTENLQKTFERVIELTTEKMKRLEHDADNIKDYEHFADIDESETFYWKLTIDYGLRLYKMYLEWAEHSIQLIEELQNNKNG; via the coding sequence ATGTCATTAAAAACAGCTATATTAGGATTGGCAAGTTATAAGGAGCTATCTGGATATGATATATCAAAATTTTTTGATAGCAGTCTAAAATATTTTTTTTCAGCCCAGCAGAGTCAAGTATATAGAGAATTAAATACTTTAGAAAAAAAAGGATTACTTAGTGTTAGATTATTATACCAAGATGATAAACCAAATAAAAAACTATACTCAATTACAGAAGATGGAAGTAAAGAATTAGAAAAGTGGTTATTGAATTTTAATGAAGAAAAGCATTTCGCTCAGAAACTACCACTAATGATGAAAATATTCTTTTCTTCAAAAGTACCCACTGAAAATCTTCAAAAAACGTTTGAAAGAGTAATAGAACTTACTACCGAGAAAATGAAAAGATTAGAGCATGATGCGGATAACATAAAGGATTATGAACATTTTGCGGATATAGATGAAAGCGAAACATTTTATTGGAAGTTAACGATTGATTATGGTTTAAGACTTTACAAGATGTATTTAGAATGGGCTGAACACTCAATTCAACTAATAGAAGAATTACAAAACAATAAAAATGGTTAA
- a CDS encoding NAD(P)/FAD-dependent oxidoreductase has product MKVIEHDVIVVGAGPGGSVCASYLAKAGVDVLLIDKETFPRDKPCADCQSRTSLKHIKELGAEEELAKYGLLKDGLIFISPDSNKCYIDVPDGYITPRWYFDNIMRKNAERLGAEVIENCWVYNVIKEDGYVRGVKAKYNGEKIELRSKIVIGADGSHSIVAQKIGQFPDEPDNLSIALRTYFENVPLLKDGYLEFHYGPVGIVGYLWICPADKKGNICNVGLGCNMADYQGFTFEEKFWEWARTSPYGKRFIPSKDNPCKQVAPWKGWRVPTGIQRMKNYDNGVMLIGDAGSVVVPFLDEGVGAASDSAKLAAEVAQEALNKNDFSCDVLKRYSVDWDKKYGDMYKTTKLAEGMLESPEVMNEFIDNMNTSVEFKKAFFDGLVRED; this is encoded by the coding sequence ATGAAAGTTATTGAACATGATGTAATAGTTGTAGGAGCAGGACCAGGAGGTTCAGTTTGTGCTTCATATCTTGCAAAAGCAGGTGTGGATGTCCTTCTTATTGATAAAGAGACTTTTCCTAGAGATAAACCTTGTGCTGATTGCCAGAGTCGTACTTCATTGAAACATATCAAAGAGTTAGGGGCAGAAGAAGAGCTTGCTAAATATGGATTATTGAAAGATGGACTTATATTTATTTCTCCTGACAGTAATAAATGTTATATTGATGTACCAGATGGTTACATCACTCCTAGATGGTATTTTGATAATATTATGAGAAAAAATGCAGAGAGGCTTGGAGCAGAAGTAATAGAGAACTGTTGGGTCTATAATGTTATAAAAGAAGATGGATATGTAAGAGGTGTAAAAGCTAAATATAACGGGGAAAAAATAGAACTTAGATCAAAAATTGTTATAGGTGCTGATGGCTCTCATTCAATTGTCGCTCAGAAAATTGGTCAATTTCCAGACGAGCCTGATAATCTATCCATAGCATTAAGGACATATTTTGAGAACGTTCCTCTCTTGAAAGATGGATACCTAGAATTTCATTATGGACCTGTAGGGATTGTAGGTTATTTATGGATTTGTCCCGCTGATAAAAAGGGTAATATATGTAATGTTGGTTTGGGATGTAATATGGCAGATTACCAAGGTTTCACATTTGAAGAAAAATTCTGGGAATGGGCAAGAACAAGTCCATATGGAAAACGATTCATACCATCAAAAGATAATCCATGTAAGCAGGTTGCCCCTTGGAAGGGATGGAGAGTTCCAACAGGAATTCAAAGAATGAAAAACTATGATAACGGAGTTATGTTAATTGGAGATGCAGGTAGTGTAGTTGTACCATTTCTTGATGAAGGTGTAGGAGCTGCAAGTGATAGTGCTAAACTAGCTGCCGAGGTAGCACAAGAAGCACTGAACAAAAATGATTTCTCTTGTGATGTCCTTAAACGTTATAGTGTTGACTGGGATAAAAAATATGGAGATATGTATAAAACAACTAAGCTTGCAGAGGGTATGTTGGAAAGTCCAGAAGTCATGAATGAATTTATTGATAACATGAACACAAGTGTTGAATTTAAAAAAGCTTTTTTTGATGGATTAGTAAGAGAAGATTAA
- a CDS encoding FAD-dependent oxidoreductase — protein sequence MDDVTNAVNIRLGNTGEYTIQRTCVAHIDTDLCINCGKCRRLCPVEAITEMQRAICRFCPDCAQGDVMLKEEQNEYAVSHACSLGCPLGTTPEGFVNLVAEERWQDAYDLISELNPLPSLCAMICSHPCMDECKRGTLIDTSINIRGLKRAAVENVSVKARPVFKQNIDKRIAIVGAGPAGITAAFYLAKKGYKVKIFEKNPQPGGMVRMGIPDFRLDKNMFLNDVKILEEAGIEIQYNSPVGSKPTINDLITNGYAAVLLATGASKGIDLPIKGSLSDKVYNAVTFMQRVNSKEPVNNWKNPVKAAEMNKVVIIGSGSVALDTARTAVRLGAEKAICACLEAEGELLAPKDEVLEAVEEGVEFITSVSPVEIESNFITVKGVRFKKVSSIEKDENGRLKPIIVDDSEFSIEADTVIFAVGQRPDIKLLARKAGLELDHRGGLIVDKDNLMTAKEKVFAAGDIINSRGSVITAMESGRVAAMKIDDYINNKKQVDRTKEHKIDLACNEEKIFPIRLEKLSPINMPKTDMDKRKSFLPVELGYTKAQAVMEARRCMKCGFEKVDKDKCIGCGACETVCPENAISFRSVNMEGDIK from the coding sequence ATGGATGATGTAACAAATGCAGTTAATATCAGACTGGGAAACACAGGGGAATACACAATACAGAGAACTTGTGTAGCACATATTGATACTGATTTATGTATCAATTGCGGTAAGTGTAGAAGATTATGTCCTGTAGAAGCCATAACTGAGATGCAAAGAGCTATATGTAGATTTTGCCCTGATTGTGCACAAGGAGATGTTATGCTGAAAGAGGAACAAAATGAATATGCTGTCAGTCATGCATGTAGTCTTGGATGTCCATTAGGCACAACACCTGAAGGATTTGTTAACCTTGTTGCGGAAGAAAGATGGCAGGATGCCTATGACTTAATATCAGAATTAAATCCTCTTCCATCACTATGTGCTATGATTTGTTCACATCCTTGTATGGATGAGTGTAAAAGGGGTACATTAATCGATACATCGATAAACATCAGGGGGTTAAAAAGGGCAGCAGTTGAAAATGTCTCGGTAAAAGCGAGACCAGTATTCAAACAGAATATTGATAAGCGTATTGCAATTGTTGGTGCGGGACCAGCAGGAATAACAGCTGCATTTTATTTAGCTAAAAAAGGTTATAAAGTTAAAATATTTGAAAAGAATCCTCAGCCAGGCGGAATGGTTAGGATGGGAATACCTGATTTCAGATTAGATAAAAATATGTTCCTTAATGATGTTAAAATTCTTGAAGAAGCTGGTATAGAAATCCAATACAATTCACCAGTGGGTTCTAAACCTACAATAAATGATTTAATAACTAATGGTTATGCAGCTGTTTTATTAGCGACTGGTGCTTCAAAAGGAATAGATTTACCTATTAAAGGGTCTTTATCAGATAAAGTATATAATGCCGTTACATTTATGCAAAGAGTTAATAGTAAAGAACCGGTAAACAATTGGAAAAATCCTGTAAAAGCAGCAGAAATGAATAAAGTAGTAATTATTGGTTCAGGTTCAGTCGCGCTTGATACAGCTAGAACAGCTGTAAGGTTAGGAGCTGAAAAAGCAATTTGTGCATGCTTGGAGGCAGAAGGAGAATTACTTGCTCCAAAAGACGAAGTATTGGAAGCTGTAGAAGAGGGAGTTGAATTTATAACATCAGTATCACCAGTAGAAATTGAATCAAATTTCATAACAGTGAAAGGTGTAAGATTCAAAAAGGTTTCCTCAATAGAAAAAGATGAGAATGGAAGACTTAAACCAATCATAGTAGATGACTCAGAATTTTCTATAGAAGCAGATACAGTTATATTTGCAGTCGGTCAGAGGCCAGATATCAAATTATTAGCCAGAAAAGCAGGCTTGGAATTAGATCATAGAGGTGGATTAATAGTTGATAAAGATAATTTAATGACTGCAAAAGAAAAAGTATTTGCAGCTGGAGATATAATAAACTCACGAGGTTCAGTTATAACTGCAATGGAATCGGGAAGAGTGGCTGCAATGAAAATTGACGATTACATAAATAATAAAAAACAGGTCGATAGAACGAAAGAACATAAAATTGATTTGGCATGTAATGAAGAAAAGATATTCCCTATTAGATTAGAAAAGCTATCTCCAATTAATATGCCTAAAACAGATATGGATAAAAGAAAGAGCTTTTTACCTGTAGAATTAGGATATACAAAAGCTCAAGCAGTTATGGAAGCACGAAGATGTATGAAGTGTGGATTTGAAAAAGTTGATAAAGATAAGTGCATAGGATGCGGAGCTTGTGAAACTGTTTGTCCTGAAAATGCTATATCTTTTAGAAGTGTTAACATGGAAGGAGACATAAAATAA
- the deoC gene encoding deoxyribose-phosphate aldolase yields the protein MNLSKYIDHTILKPNASEDDVKKICDEAKKYNFASVCVNPSYVKYVSSLLKGTDIMTCAVIGFPLGATPKEVKAYEASNAIQNGAEEVDMVINVGYLKSKKYNEVEEDIKAVVDTAKGKAHVKVIIETCLLTDDEKVKACELSVAAGADFVKTSTGFSTGGATIEDVRLMKRTVGNKAKVKASGGIRDYDKAVAMIEAGADRIGTSSGVAFVNNK from the coding sequence ATGAATTTATCAAAATATATCGATCATACAATATTAAAACCAAATGCTAGTGAAGATGATGTGAAAAAAATATGCGATGAAGCTAAAAAATACAATTTTGCTTCCGTATGCGTTAATCCATCCTATGTAAAATATGTTTCTAGTTTATTAAAAGGAACAGATATAATGACTTGTGCTGTTATAGGTTTCCCTTTAGGGGCGACACCAAAAGAAGTAAAAGCATATGAGGCATCAAATGCTATACAAAATGGTGCAGAAGAAGTGGATATGGTAATCAACGTAGGTTACTTGAAAAGCAAAAAATATAATGAGGTAGAAGAAGATATAAAAGCTGTAGTTGATACTGCTAAAGGTAAAGCTCATGTAAAGGTTATTATTGAAACATGTCTTTTGACAGATGATGAAAAAGTAAAAGCTTGTGAATTATCTGTAGCAGCAGGAGCGGATTTTGTAAAAACTTCAACTGGATTCAGTACAGGTGGAGCGACAATAGAAGATGTAAGATTAATGAAAAGAACTGTTGGCAACAAAGCAAAAGTTAAGGCTTCAGGCGGGATAAGAGATTATGATAAGGCTGTAGCTATGATTGAAGCAGGAGCTGACAGAATAGGGACAAGTTCAGGAGTAGCATTTGTAAACAATAAGTAA
- a CDS encoding substrate-binding domain-containing protein codes for MKKFLVGILALTLILSMVGCGQKPNDTSKEKDSSKDTETKQIKIGLSMNTLNNPFFVDVSNGAKKGAKDNDVELFVTDAQNQPSKQQTDVENLLQKDLDLLIIDPCDSDAIVAAIETANEKEVPVITIDRAAKGGEVIAHMGFDAVHSGNIAGEFLVDVLKGKGKIVEIMGIMGTNVAQDRSKGFNEIVDKTEGFEVVATQSANFDRAEAMKVMENILQANAEIDGVYAANDEMALGALEAIEASGRLDEIVLIGCDAIDPSLEAIRADKIEATIAEPPFFLGKNAVLMGLDYLNGEEIDENIILDSTLVTKENVDTIVTKEE; via the coding sequence ATGAAAAAATTTTTAGTAGGTATTTTAGCTTTAACTCTTATTTTATCAATGGTAGGATGTGGACAAAAACCAAATGATACTAGTAAGGAGAAGGATAGTTCAAAAGATACTGAAACTAAACAAATTAAGATTGGTTTATCCATGAATACATTGAACAATCCATTCTTTGTTGATGTTTCAAATGGTGCTAAAAAAGGTGCGAAAGATAACGATGTTGAATTATTTGTTACAGATGCTCAGAATCAGCCAAGTAAACAACAAACTGATGTAGAGAATCTATTACAAAAAGATTTGGACTTACTTATTATTGATCCATGTGATAGTGATGCAATAGTAGCTGCAATTGAAACAGCTAATGAAAAAGAAGTACCTGTTATTACAATTGATAGAGCTGCAAAAGGCGGAGAAGTTATTGCACATATGGGATTTGATGCGGTACATTCAGGAAATATTGCAGGAGAATTCTTAGTTGATGTACTTAAAGGAAAAGGTAAAATAGTAGAAATTATGGGTATAATGGGTACTAACGTTGCTCAAGACAGAAGTAAAGGATTTAATGAAATAGTTGATAAGACAGAAGGATTTGAAGTTGTTGCTACTCAAAGTGCTAATTTTGATAGAGCTGAGGCTATGAAAGTCATGGAAAATATATTACAAGCTAATGCTGAGATTGATGGAGTCTACGCAGCTAATGATGAAATGGCTTTAGGTGCTCTAGAAGCTATTGAAGCATCTGGAAGATTAGATGAAATAGTATTAATTGGTTGTGATGCTATTGATCCTTCATTAGAAGCTATCAGAGCAGATAAGATAGAAGCAACAATTGCTGAACCACCTTTCTTCTTAGGAAAAAATGCTGTTTTAATGGGATTAGATTATCTTAATGGAGAAGAAATTGATGAAAATATTATATTAGATTCAACATTGGTAACTAAAGAAAATGTTGATACTATAGTAACTAAAGAAGAATAA